In Paenibacillus sp. G2S3, a single window of DNA contains:
- a CDS encoding DNA alkylation repair protein produces MEHRKGARKVSDIPAETIELLHKGKLQTVNLTEWLAVDHLVLLENVLDELSFGQESQPILQRLNDLSEKKIMKLIPAIAREWQLVLDCKSEVEQSRVFTALAQHRSDSVRCWAAYMIGLNQSLSLSQKLTAIRPFAADDHFGVREISWMALRESVIAELHESIKFLESWVHDQDPNIRRFAIELTRPHGVWAKHITALKENPEIALPLLEPLKSDPAKYVQDSVSNWLNDASKSNPDWVLQLSEKWLISSDSKETKRIVTRATRSITDLY; encoded by the coding sequence ATGGAACATAGGAAGGGAGCTCGAAAAGTTAGCGATATTCCCGCTGAGACGATAGAACTCCTACATAAAGGAAAATTACAGACTGTAAATTTAACGGAATGGCTTGCTGTGGATCATTTGGTTTTGTTGGAAAATGTGCTGGACGAGCTAAGTTTTGGACAGGAATCCCAACCTATTTTACAAAGGCTGAACGATTTATCGGAAAAGAAAATCATGAAGCTCATACCGGCTATCGCGCGGGAGTGGCAACTGGTATTGGACTGCAAATCAGAGGTGGAGCAATCCCGAGTATTTACAGCTTTAGCACAGCATCGTTCCGATAGTGTCCGCTGTTGGGCTGCCTATATGATTGGTCTAAATCAATCTTTAAGTCTTTCACAAAAGCTAACGGCTATCCGTCCTTTTGCAGCGGATGATCATTTTGGGGTGCGTGAGATTTCATGGATGGCTTTAAGGGAATCGGTCATTGCAGAGTTACACGAATCCATTAAGTTCTTAGAGAGCTGGGTTCATGATCAAGATCCGAATATAAGGCGGTTTGCGATCGAATTGACGCGGCCACATGGGGTGTGGGCGAAGCATATTACTGCACTCAAAGAGAACCCAGAAATTGCACTACCGTTATTAGAACCACTTAAGTCAGATCCCGCAAAATATGTCCAGGATTCTGTAAGTAATTGGTTGAACGATGCGAGTAAAAGCAATCCGGACTGGGTGCTACAGCTTAGCGAAAAGTGGTTGATTTCATCGGACTCCAAGGAAACGAAGCGGATTGTAACCCGGGCTACAAGGAGTATTACTGATCTGTATTGA
- a CDS encoding Crp/Fnr family transcriptional regulator gives MESIHYLSQFNLLQSLALEDLMEMEELTRITVVPKNTYIQTPTTFSEGLFFVKKGKIRLYRLNVEGKQFTSDILSEGNIFGEMNVISFGTKDHYIEAMEECHICTIDPARFEEFVATRPRFLMSLMQVLSDRIKSMSQLSQNLAIGNLHDKILCVLLKLSAQLGVKNEDNYFKINVPLSHQEIANLIGASREAVTVALQELVKAEVLLTGFKTILIHRDKVLERNL, from the coding sequence ATGGAGAGCATACATTATTTATCTCAATTCAATTTGCTTCAATCGTTAGCGCTGGAAGATTTAATGGAAATGGAAGAGTTAACTCGAATAACAGTAGTCCCGAAAAATACATATATCCAAACACCGACAACCTTCTCTGAAGGATTATTTTTTGTGAAAAAAGGAAAGATTCGCTTATACCGATTGAATGTGGAAGGGAAGCAGTTTACGTCGGATATTCTGAGTGAGGGTAACATTTTTGGTGAAATGAACGTGATTTCGTTTGGAACTAAAGATCATTACATTGAGGCCATGGAAGAGTGTCATATCTGTACAATTGATCCTGCGAGATTTGAAGAGTTCGTAGCAACTCGACCTAGATTCTTGATGTCATTAATGCAAGTATTGAGCGATCGTATAAAAAGTATGAGTCAGTTATCGCAAAATCTAGCCATCGGAAATCTGCATGATAAAATATTGTGCGTTCTTTTAAAGCTATCTGCTCAGTTAGGTGTTAAAAACGAGGACAATTATTTCAAAATCAATGTTCCGCTGTCACATCAAGAAATCGCTAATTTGATTGGCGCAAGTAGAGAGGCAGTTACGGTGGCATTGCAAGAATTGGTGAAAGCTGAGGTGCTTCTGACAGGGTTCAAAACTATACTTATCCACCGTGATAAGGTCTTGGAAAGAAACTTATAA